The Verrucomicrobiia bacterium genome includes a window with the following:
- a CDS encoding SNF2-related protein codes for MEQRTSINPACLQEVLDSARNAAEKGQAQFHTPAAFGQLLASALPVNRTAVVDLNCGNGSLLYAAAHPKHTRYLLGLDIDPRALRRPPEITKFEGTNTTHKITGDLTRTWHHFNHLSASFDCFALNPPWDLWWYREPLMALADSDVRAVAEAFQQHDGRVPAECIDSTVATMMIALHLMQSRGEGFIIANAATIARLIYSSNAPHSALKQHIYAMLTFPGNPMTGTDDFQFAKEDETFSTVVLYFARSHKSGLQFDVHFDAVPATLPVHQIRAAHLGAEIGSSFDSKGQQQKLWWEAVAEESRRLKGQSPSPFNLWMEPSGRICTALSLYEQFDGRVDKELASTLHELQGKLPMQLVLKRSDRQALEHAAFGGVWRVQPQLQAAVKAAVTQYHANRAPLRPLPEIQRLGYLDEQDSIECKEDMRVPGTTIFLRGAHYRISTRTYVVKRTGNRYNNSGIHELIEYSGSELFFFITDEHGTERVFVDDRLRQPGSDLTAAEINDPIEETFSIQLLVQHFIIPSVPDVAEVQPEKFAAMLDRFGSLVADINGLLARVGRSIKPKNFQTQDLCRATMHHGILKAWDTGLGKTWATFLWALLKVGWHSTSEEIVPDAAVLITAPGDLHDAISGDEGWENFRIRVTFLETQDDFYRLSQVDPHTGKRTLPNGFYITSYHQLGMNGVKEIPDHDGKGPDEWMAALNLSLADVITEWNTGIERGDIDPKSSDCKRWHLLSSQQQWHIKFRFCSSIRNEWLATLGSERQGITCTYSPKLSDLVRDCFACVVVDEGTRLQGGFETELATGVLNLRPAYRIVLSATPIKGRLSQIFWLLWWVCGGEKEAHARWPYAGTEDDKMDFSKTYLIAERNLTAEEEGRNAYNRLSPQVCNVHGLWKLFGPIILRRLKADIGEDMVKKHESIIRVPFGSMQKEVYEYHLGARYLNSNGRADPGGRMSALRMAAAAPTSEKLRFVENDKGGKLYRSTNEFTPKIGCALNLIQQIISRGEQVVVASFFKEPLLTLARLLKEAGVPFCLLDGDKSPAKRKPISQQFKQGVSSGIAVNLSSFALAEGHNWFLCPNMIILTYTWESDKMKQMPDRIWRLPSPKDVNIWKIICDGSIELRADELSNEKNDASSLVLDGQLLPTHPREVSLWEIAQEAIENYDQHSRAIPEESIQAQWPRLKAALEEAAKLFKQGTPLLAPLTSETIAALPYAASTERVMPRFQRGATSQIPDWKRKLWTAQR; via the coding sequence ATGGAACAACGCACCTCCATCAATCCCGCCTGCCTACAGGAAGTTCTGGACTCCGCTCGCAATGCCGCCGAGAAAGGGCAGGCCCAGTTCCACACTCCCGCCGCCTTCGGCCAGTTGCTCGCCTCTGCGCTGCCGGTCAACCGCACCGCCGTGGTGGATCTGAATTGTGGCAACGGCAGCCTGCTCTACGCCGCTGCTCATCCGAAACACACGCGCTATCTGCTCGGTCTGGACATCGACCCTCGCGCCCTACGCCGCCCACCCGAGATCACCAAGTTTGAAGGCACCAACACCACGCACAAGATCACCGGCGATCTGACCCGCACCTGGCATCACTTCAATCATCTGTCCGCTTCCTTCGATTGCTTCGCGCTGAATCCCCCTTGGGATTTGTGGTGGTATCGCGAACCTCTCATGGCGCTGGCAGACTCGGACGTGCGGGCGGTCGCTGAAGCCTTTCAACAGCACGACGGACGCGTGCCGGCGGAATGCATTGATTCCACCGTCGCCACCATGATGATCGCCCTGCACCTCATGCAGTCTCGGGGCGAGGGATTCATCATCGCGAATGCCGCCACCATTGCCCGGCTCATCTACTCCAGCAATGCCCCCCACTCCGCGTTGAAGCAGCATATCTATGCCATGCTCACCTTCCCCGGAAACCCGATGACCGGCACGGATGATTTCCAGTTCGCCAAGGAGGATGAAACTTTCTCCACGGTGGTTCTCTACTTCGCCCGCTCACACAAGAGCGGCCTTCAATTCGACGTTCATTTCGATGCCGTTCCCGCCACGCTGCCGGTCCATCAGATCCGCGCCGCCCATCTCGGCGCAGAGATAGGCAGTTCCTTTGACTCCAAAGGCCAGCAGCAAAAGCTCTGGTGGGAAGCCGTGGCAGAAGAGTCTCGCCGCCTGAAAGGACAATCACCCTCTCCGTTCAATCTTTGGATGGAACCCAGCGGCCGCATCTGCACCGCTCTGTCTCTCTACGAACAGTTTGATGGCCGCGTGGACAAAGAACTCGCCTCCACGCTTCACGAGTTGCAGGGCAAACTCCCCATGCAGTTGGTGCTGAAGCGTTCCGACCGTCAGGCATTGGAACACGCCGCCTTCGGCGGTGTCTGGCGCGTGCAGCCCCAGTTGCAGGCGGCAGTGAAGGCGGCCGTCACGCAATACCACGCCAATCGCGCCCCGCTCCGTCCTCTGCCCGAGATCCAGCGCCTCGGCTATCTGGATGAACAGGACTCCATCGAATGCAAGGAGGACATGCGTGTGCCCGGCACCACCATCTTCCTGCGTGGCGCACACTACCGCATCTCCACTCGGACCTACGTGGTGAAGCGTACCGGCAACCGCTACAACAACTCCGGCATCCACGAATTGATTGAATACAGCGGCTCCGAACTCTTCTTCTTCATCACGGATGAACATGGGACAGAGCGCGTGTTTGTTGATGACCGCCTGCGTCAACCTGGCAGCGACCTCACCGCCGCCGAGATCAACGATCCGATCGAGGAAACATTTTCCATCCAGTTGCTCGTTCAACACTTCATCATTCCTTCCGTTCCCGATGTAGCCGAAGTGCAGCCGGAAAAATTCGCCGCAATGCTCGATCGCTTCGGCAGCTTGGTCGCCGACATCAACGGACTGCTTGCCCGTGTCGGTCGCAGCATCAAACCCAAGAATTTCCAGACACAAGATCTTTGTCGCGCCACCATGCACCACGGCATCCTGAAAGCATGGGATACCGGCTTGGGGAAAACATGGGCCACATTCCTGTGGGCCTTGTTGAAAGTGGGCTGGCACTCCACCAGCGAAGAGATTGTCCCTGATGCTGCCGTTCTAATCACCGCTCCCGGTGACCTGCACGATGCGATCAGCGGGGATGAAGGCTGGGAAAACTTCCGCATCCGCGTCACCTTCCTCGAGACTCAGGACGATTTCTATCGCCTCTCCCAAGTGGATCCACACACCGGCAAGCGCACGCTGCCGAACGGTTTCTACATCACCAGCTATCACCAGCTTGGTATGAACGGGGTGAAAGAGATTCCCGATCACGATGGCAAAGGACCGGATGAATGGATGGCCGCGCTCAATCTCTCCCTCGCCGATGTTATCACCGAATGGAACACTGGCATTGAACGCGGCGATATCGACCCCAAATCCTCTGATTGCAAACGCTGGCATCTCCTCAGCAGCCAGCAGCAGTGGCACATTAAATTTCGCTTCTGCAGCAGCATTCGGAACGAATGGCTGGCCACGCTCGGCAGCGAACGCCAAGGCATCACCTGCACCTATTCCCCGAAACTCTCCGACCTGGTGCGGGATTGCTTTGCCTGTGTCGTGGTGGATGAAGGCACCCGTTTGCAAGGCGGCTTTGAAACCGAGCTGGCCACGGGCGTTCTTAATCTGCGACCGGCCTATCGCATCGTCCTCAGTGCCACCCCTATCAAAGGCCGGTTGTCGCAGATCTTCTGGTTGCTCTGGTGGGTGTGCGGCGGCGAGAAGGAAGCGCATGCCCGCTGGCCGTATGCCGGCACCGAGGATGACAAGATGGACTTCTCCAAGACCTATCTCATCGCCGAACGTAACCTCACCGCCGAGGAGGAAGGCCGCAATGCCTACAACCGCCTGTCCCCACAGGTCTGCAATGTTCACGGACTCTGGAAATTGTTTGGCCCGATCATCCTCCGCCGCCTGAAGGCAGACATCGGCGAGGACATGGTGAAGAAACACGAGAGCATCATCCGCGTTCCCTTCGGCTCCATGCAAAAGGAGGTTTACGAATACCACCTCGGCGCACGCTACCTGAATTCCAATGGCCGTGCCGATCCCGGTGGTCGCATGAGTGCCTTGCGAATGGCCGCAGCCGCTCCGACCAGCGAGAAACTTCGCTTCGTTGAAAACGACAAAGGTGGAAAACTCTATCGCTCCACCAATGAGTTCACTCCCAAGATTGGCTGCGCTCTCAATCTCATCCAGCAGATCATCTCCCGCGGCGAACAGGTGGTGGTGGCCAGCTTCTTCAAGGAACCCCTGCTCACTCTCGCCCGGTTGCTGAAAGAGGCAGGCGTGCCCTTCTGCCTCCTCGATGGCGACAAGTCACCAGCCAAACGCAAACCCATCAGCCAGCAGTTCAAGCAGGGTGTCTCGAGCGGCATCGCCGTGAATCTCTCCAGCTTTGCCTTGGCTGAAGGTCACAACTGGTTCCTTTGCCCGAACATGATCATCCTCACCTACACTTGGGAGTCGGACAAGATGAAGCAGATGCCCGATCGCATCTGGCGTCTGCCCTCACCGAAGGACGTGAACATCTGGAAGATCATCTGTGACGGCTCGATCGAACTGCGGGCGGATGAATTGTCCAATGAGAAGAACGATGCCTCCAGCTTGGTGCTGGACGGTCAACTGCTTCCCACCCATCCGCGGGAAGTCAGCCTTTGGGAGATCGCGCAGGAAGCGATCGAGAATTATGACCAGCATTCCCGCGCCATCCCCGAGGAATCCATTCAGGCCCAATGGCCACGGCTCAAGGCCGCGCTGGAAGAGGCTGCCAAGCTCTTCAAACAAGGCACCCCGCTCCTTGCACCGCTCACCTCGGAAACCATCGCAGCGTTGCCTTACGCCGCCAGCACCGAACGCGTGATGCCGCGCTTCCAACGCGGCGCTACCTCCCAGATCCCCGATTGGAAACGCAAACTCTGGACCGCCCAACGGTAG
- a CDS encoding DNA cytosine methyltransferase: MQTLDLPAPSARALCTRHTPKRKTLRFVDLFCGGGGTSNGAKEAMRAAQYDPESTHINHWKVAIRTIRKNHPKDRHYCTGVDDINPRSLYKLGELDVLWASPECTHHSRARGGKPMNEQSRATAHCVTRWAEALQPRIILVENVPEFLEWGPLMKVRRMEKVKWPSLSLTEWSEKTNEQTINSYRAKWKKANRKKTKRAPSLRQLWMKHCPKTKQEKMCNVWIPDPRYKGKTFLAWKGMLESLGYKVAWKLICCADYNDPTTRQRLFVQAVRGNLKIVWPNRTNAPMEEILARQSADSPDLFASTAPKLRPWRSAAECIDWSLEGRYLDEMPGKKQYNGLPLSPKTIARIYNGLLKFGIRPYILPKESGLNRVHSVDQPLKTLTCESRGEAIVRPIIVTIDQQSNGNGTAPDTDPLTTGTTKQRHCVAEPTLVELRGTSPDQVKASAKSINGPLTAVNTSGAHHGLYDGVIVPTAFGEREGQSPRCQTTRQPMHSIVGSPTHGFAKPELEPLLIETAHGNSGGIRAHRPDEPMKAVCGERGSMSIAQPEMTTFVLGQQSGSVLRPSTEPVPAVACAGAISIIETELGEQIHITVPEGTELKPFVVKFYNTATGQPVADPLDTITCKERFALVVPCVEIAGRIFRIRLRWRMLQPHELQLAQGFPRNYKFSGTKTEVVKQIGNAVPRNTARALVYAVLTQNPDVSALCEMSFAE; the protein is encoded by the coding sequence ATGCAAACCCTAGACCTTCCCGCTCCATCTGCCCGCGCTCTTTGCACCAGGCACACACCCAAGCGCAAGACGCTCCGCTTCGTGGATCTCTTCTGCGGCGGAGGCGGCACCTCCAATGGCGCGAAGGAAGCCATGCGCGCTGCCCAGTACGATCCCGAGAGCACGCACATCAATCACTGGAAGGTCGCCATCCGCACCATCCGCAAGAACCATCCCAAGGACCGTCACTACTGCACCGGCGTGGACGACATCAATCCCCGCTCCCTCTACAAGCTCGGTGAACTGGACGTCCTCTGGGCCTCGCCTGAATGCACGCATCACTCGCGGGCACGGGGCGGCAAGCCCATGAACGAACAGTCCCGCGCCACCGCCCATTGCGTCACCCGCTGGGCCGAGGCATTGCAGCCCCGCATCATCCTCGTGGAGAACGTGCCCGAGTTCCTCGAATGGGGACCGCTCATGAAAGTCCGCCGCATGGAGAAAGTGAAGTGGCCGTCGTTGTCTCTCACCGAATGGTCTGAGAAGACCAACGAGCAGACGATCAATTCCTATCGCGCCAAATGGAAGAAGGCTAATCGCAAGAAAACCAAACGCGCACCTTCACTCCGTCAGCTTTGGATGAAGCACTGCCCGAAGACGAAGCAGGAGAAGATGTGCAACGTCTGGATTCCCGATCCCCGTTACAAGGGCAAGACCTTCCTCGCTTGGAAAGGAATGCTCGAATCCCTCGGCTACAAGGTCGCGTGGAAACTCATCTGCTGTGCCGATTACAACGATCCCACCACCCGTCAGCGCCTCTTCGTGCAAGCTGTCCGTGGCAATCTCAAGATCGTCTGGCCCAACCGCACGAATGCACCGATGGAGGAAATCCTCGCCCGTCAAAGTGCGGACTCACCCGACCTCTTCGCCAGCACCGCACCGAAGCTGCGTCCATGGCGCTCTGCCGCCGAGTGCATTGATTGGTCGCTCGAAGGCCGTTACCTCGATGAGATGCCCGGCAAGAAGCAATACAACGGCTTACCCCTCTCACCGAAGACCATCGCCCGCATCTACAACGGACTGCTGAAGTTCGGCATCCGCCCTTACATCCTGCCGAAAGAATCCGGCTTAAACCGCGTTCACTCGGTTGATCAGCCGCTCAAAACCCTTACCTGCGAATCACGCGGTGAAGCGATCGTCCGCCCCATCATCGTCACGATCGACCAGCAATCGAACGGCAATGGCACCGCACCTGATACCGATCCCCTCACCACCGGCACCACCAAGCAACGTCATTGCGTGGCGGAACCTACTTTGGTCGAGCTTCGCGGCACGTCACCCGACCAGGTGAAAGCCTCCGCCAAGTCGATCAACGGACCTCTGACGGCCGTCAACACCAGCGGCGCACATCATGGCTTGTATGATGGCGTCATCGTCCCCACCGCCTTCGGCGAACGTGAAGGCCAGAGCCCGCGATGCCAGACCACCCGCCAGCCGATGCACTCCATCGTCGGCTCACCCACTCACGGTTTTGCCAAGCCAGAACTCGAACCTCTCTTGATCGAGACAGCGCATGGCAATAGCGGTGGCATTCGCGCTCATCGTCCGGATGAACCGATGAAAGCCGTCTGCGGTGAACGCGGCTCCATGTCCATCGCGCAACCGGAGATGACCACCTTCGTGCTCGGCCAGCAAAGCGGCAGCGTCTTGCGTCCATCTACCGAGCCAGTGCCCGCCGTGGCTTGCGCCGGTGCCATCTCCATCATTGAGACGGAACTGGGCGAGCAGATCCACATCACCGTTCCTGAAGGCACCGAACTGAAACCCTTCGTCGTCAAGTTCTACAACACCGCCACCGGCCAGCCTGTCGCTGACCCGCTCGATACCATCACCTGCAAGGAACGCTTCGCACTGGTTGTCCCTTGCGTGGAGATCGCCGGGCGCATCTTCCGCATCCGTCTCCGCTGGCGGATGCTCCAGCCGCATGAACTGCAACTCGCGCAGGGTTTCCCGCGCAACTACAAGTTCAGCGGCACCAAGACCGAAGTAGTGAAGCAGATCGGCAACGCCGTCCCTCGCAACACCGCTCGCGCCCTCGTCTACGCCGTCCTCACCCAAAACCCCGACGTCTCCGCCCTCTGCGAGATGTCTTTCGCTGAGTAG
- a CDS encoding AAA family ATPase, producing MNPPSDINDWIGLTRRIAHIMGHKVKEYQSDPAATDKLLPFEKCHLFVGPPGIGKSGLAKQVAYLIAPYPGGVENLNGSSLTVDVARRWTNDRYHLPMFGDFSVKLIDELDGTPDVACNQMRTFLDYLPRRTIILGTTNKPVEELQSQYQSRFKVWHFEAPALDEVTQLLMRRNIPADTASKIADATKGNVRAALADASSFLDMQRYDIAA from the coding sequence ATGAACCCACCCTCTGATATCAATGACTGGATTGGCCTCACTCGCCGCATCGCCCACATCATGGGCCATAAGGTGAAAGAGTATCAGTCTGATCCCGCCGCTACGGACAAACTGCTTCCTTTTGAGAAATGCCACCTCTTCGTCGGTCCTCCCGGCATCGGAAAATCTGGACTGGCCAAACAAGTTGCCTATCTCATCGCCCCTTATCCCGGCGGCGTGGAAAACCTCAACGGTTCCAGCCTGACCGTGGATGTCGCGCGACGCTGGACGAACGATCGCTACCACCTGCCCATGTTCGGGGACTTCTCTGTGAAGCTCATCGATGAACTGGATGGCACTCCGGACGTCGCCTGCAATCAGATGCGCACTTTTCTGGACTACCTGCCTCGCCGCACGATCATCCTCGGCACGACCAACAAACCCGTTGAAGAACTGCAATCGCAGTATCAATCACGCTTCAAAGTCTGGCATTTCGAAGCACCCGCCTTGGATGAAGTGACCCAATTGCTCATGCGACGGAATATCCCTGCTGATACCGCTTCCAAGATCGCCGACGCCACCAAGGGCAACGTGCGGGCAGCGTTGGCCGATGCCTCCAGTTTCCTTGATATGCAACGCTATGACATCGCCGCCTGA
- a CDS encoding recombinase family protein has translation MKDYAALYRRVSTGHQEGSLDVQEAKLANYLMLKGLVSHTSLEFFDEETSGGIAFADRDGGRSILSALEHGFSPQLGLTPEPVKHLVVAKLDRLGRKATDMLQLLQWLDERKITLHIVDLGGDAVSTGGPVGRLMFALLAHFAEFERDMIRTRITDRLSKKFKDNEVIGTIPYGFRPVDAEGRSVTKIQTGTNGEGKPIMAWPKGTKLTDDPTEQYWIREMAQRMTEANANYNRVATWLNQRQVPTKTGVVGGWQTANVKKVLESKHTAEVLKKKPLNDEQNID, from the coding sequence ATGAAAGATTACGCTGCTCTCTATCGCCGTGTCTCCACCGGCCATCAGGAAGGCTCGCTGGACGTGCAGGAAGCCAAGCTAGCCAATTACCTGATGCTGAAAGGGCTGGTGTCCCACACCTCATTGGAATTCTTCGATGAAGAAACCTCTGGCGGCATCGCTTTCGCCGATCGCGATGGCGGACGCTCCATTCTCTCCGCCTTGGAACACGGCTTCTCGCCCCAGCTCGGCCTGACGCCAGAACCGGTGAAGCATCTCGTGGTCGCCAAGCTCGATCGCTTGGGCCGCAAAGCCACGGATATGCTCCAGTTGCTTCAATGGCTGGACGAACGGAAGATCACCTTGCACATCGTGGATCTCGGTGGCGATGCCGTTTCCACTGGCGGCCCAGTCGGTCGTCTCATGTTCGCCCTGCTCGCTCACTTCGCCGAGTTCGAGCGCGATATGATCCGCACGCGCATCACCGACCGTCTCAGCAAGAAATTCAAGGATAACGAAGTCATCGGCACCATCCCCTACGGTTTCCGTCCCGTCGATGCCGAAGGCCGCTCGGTCACCAAGATCCAGACCGGCACGAATGGCGAAGGCAAACCCATCATGGCATGGCCGAAGGGCACCAAGCTCACCGACGATCCTACCGAACAATATTGGATCCGTGAGATGGCCCAGCGCATGACCGAAGCCAATGCCAATTACAACCGCGTAGCCACCTGGCTCAACCAACGCCAAGTCCCCACCAAGACGGGCGTAGTCGGCGGCTGGCAGACCGCCAATGTGAAGAAGGTGCTGGAGTCCAAGCACACCGCCGAAGTCCTGAAGAAGAAGCCTCTGAACGATGAACAGAATATCGACTGA
- a CDS encoding JAB domain-containing protein, whose translation MTQHTLSFWDSVPTIPKEVIIPQRPASFYSVVEYGLIPIRQQLAKVSSVSLDNPEAAAEYCRDFINTSPFYRPTVENLMAIFLNTRRRAIGHCIIGQGTLDTLLVHPREVFQNALTICASAIVLMHNHPSGDPTPSDADIRVTRDLIRGGQFLKIDVLDHVVLGQTGVCQSNPRYYQSLRELGHFYC comes from the coding sequence ATGACACAACACACCCTCTCTTTCTGGGACAGCGTTCCAACCATCCCCAAAGAAGTCATCATTCCTCAGCGGCCAGCTTCTTTTTACAGCGTGGTCGAATACGGCCTCATCCCGATCCGGCAGCAACTGGCCAAGGTTTCATCTGTCTCTTTGGATAATCCGGAAGCAGCGGCGGAATATTGCCGCGATTTCATCAACACCAGTCCTTTCTATCGCCCCACGGTGGAAAACCTCATGGCGATCTTTCTGAACACACGGCGCCGCGCCATCGGCCATTGCATCATCGGCCAGGGCACGCTGGACACCTTGCTCGTCCATCCGCGTGAAGTTTTTCAAAACGCCCTCACGATTTGCGCCTCCGCGATCGTACTCATGCACAATCACCCCAGCGGCGATCCCACCCCGTCCGATGCCGATATCCGAGTCACGCGGGATCTGATCCGCGGCGGACAGTTTTTGAAGATCGATGTGCTGGACCACGTCGTGCTCGGCCAGACCGGTGTGTGCCAGAGCAACCCAAGGTATTACCAGTCTCTTCGTGAACTGGGCCATTTCTATTGCTGA
- a CDS encoding helix-turn-helix transcriptional regulator, whose amino-acid sequence MSQLANLIRDIRGKKTQKDFSLLVGVAPQTISKIEVTNGKSDPSKISLTTIYRISRKLHLPREKHLELIQAWIRLQLGNDFHEFDIHPKTTTLKENNSSFMSQVLQMSPDLSAEDQKIVLAALKSPEIRKAIKAMMSFAKNE is encoded by the coding sequence ATGAGCCAACTAGCAAACCTGATCAGAGACATCCGTGGTAAAAAAACCCAAAAAGACTTCTCCTTATTGGTTGGAGTCGCACCCCAAACCATCTCGAAAATTGAAGTAACGAATGGCAAAAGTGATCCGTCAAAAATATCCCTGACCACTATCTACAGAATATCACGCAAACTCCATCTCCCTCGGGAGAAACATCTGGAACTCATTCAAGCATGGATTCGCCTCCAACTCGGTAATGATTTCCATGAGTTTGACATCCACCCCAAGACCACTACTCTGAAAGAGAATAACTCCTCCTTCATGAGTCAGGTACTCCAGATGTCACCTGATCTGAGCGCCGAGGACCAAAAGATAGTACTGGCGGCCCTGAAATCACCAGAGATCCGCAAAGCCATCAAAGCCATGATGTCGTTCGCGAAGAATGAATAA
- a CDS encoding site-specific integrase, translated as MASLFHRGKIFWIKYNGGASKPIRKSLHLRIDRPKHVQTAEQLLIQYQAKEAKIKANTGADDEWESWVPGFIINREISETTKITYRSLWTTILTFLHERKINCPAELTYNDCSSYLDWRTNQVVKDRKVNLNTAMGEMTLLHGIMEEAIVREFAHMNPAQNLLKRRGKRRPKRMKAPELSDVVINDHRERLKKYPQWMQDQFEIGLHTGFRPSETDFPLATINFEKHTLSFTRRKPERVQVIPYNPALDPIFKRMIANKQTNTLDTTSNHGKLRPNWSLNWLYYSRKEGVKFLFKSLRVTFITRGRRAGVDRATMMQLVGHNSTEVHEIYNRYLDEDVRHALDKITLPSQPEQMAELPSPPQSAQIPQDVFFQDTGSPISHTFSLSLSGNPYQQTSLQAAIHTATSSTEQPCECSSIAHPLESEYQFHS; from the coding sequence ATGGCATCGCTCTTCCATCGAGGAAAGATTTTCTGGATAAAATATAATGGTGGCGCATCCAAACCTATCCGCAAGAGTCTCCACTTGCGTATCGACCGGCCCAAGCATGTTCAAACCGCAGAACAACTTCTCATTCAATACCAAGCCAAAGAAGCCAAGATCAAAGCTAACACAGGAGCAGATGACGAATGGGAAAGTTGGGTTCCCGGCTTCATCATCAATCGCGAGATAAGTGAAACCACCAAGATCACCTATCGCAGCCTCTGGACCACCATACTTACTTTTTTGCACGAAAGAAAAATCAACTGCCCTGCGGAACTGACCTACAACGACTGCTCGAGCTACCTCGATTGGAGAACCAACCAGGTAGTCAAAGATCGCAAAGTCAATTTGAACACCGCCATGGGAGAGATGACCCTGCTTCATGGGATTATGGAGGAAGCCATTGTTCGAGAATTTGCCCACATGAACCCCGCTCAAAATCTTCTCAAGCGTCGTGGCAAAAGACGACCCAAGCGAATGAAGGCACCTGAGCTTTCCGATGTCGTTATCAACGATCACAGGGAAAGGCTCAAAAAATACCCTCAATGGATGCAGGACCAATTTGAGATTGGACTGCATACTGGCTTTCGACCATCCGAAACCGACTTCCCGCTGGCGACCATAAATTTTGAAAAACACACATTGAGCTTCACCCGGCGTAAACCAGAGCGCGTACAAGTCATTCCTTACAACCCAGCGCTGGATCCAATCTTCAAGAGAATGATTGCCAACAAACAGACGAACACCCTCGATACCACATCCAACCACGGAAAGCTCCGCCCCAACTGGAGCTTGAATTGGTTGTACTACAGCCGGAAAGAAGGCGTTAAATTTCTTTTCAAATCTCTCCGGGTCACCTTCATCACCCGTGGCCGACGAGCTGGTGTAGATCGCGCCACCATGATGCAACTCGTTGGACACAATTCCACAGAGGTGCATGAGATATACAATCGCTACTTGGACGAAGACGTGCGACATGCTCTTGATAAAATTACGCTACCTTCGCAACCGGAACAGATGGCGGAGTTACCTTCGCCTCCTCAGTCCGCACAGATCCCCCAGGACGTTTTCTTTCAAGATACTGGCTCACCCATTTCACACACGTTTTCCCTCTCACTATCGGGAAATCCTTATCAGCAGACCTCACTTCAAGCAGCCATTCATACGGCAACTTCATCAACGGAGCAACCTTGCGAATGCTCATCAATTGCTCATCCTCTGGAATCAGAGTATCAGTTCCATTCATAA